A stretch of Fusarium poae strain DAOMC 252244 chromosome 2, whole genome shotgun sequence DNA encodes these proteins:
- a CDS encoding hypothetical protein (TransMembrane:10 (i73-92o112-130i142-161o204-223i230-252o354-375i384-406o418-439i459-475o487-505i)), which yields MSNPMDNKAGISEAKADEAHIDHAYDVEAKKEMNVDMQGAIDAENQEHAMTVLQAVRAYPAASLWAFNMSCTIIMEAYCVFLMGNFIALPAFADRYGIYSESKDKMVIETSWQSALQVGGPIGAIIGVTLAGPITSKIGYRWATIFGLMLLNAFIFIFYFADSLAVMLVAQLLEGIPWGIFIANSPAYCSEIVPLRLRAPATQMLQMFWAIGAIIVGAVAFHYNELHEQAAFRVPIALQWMFPTPLAILIYLSPESPWWLVRKGRLEEAAKSIRRLGRTSQVDNAHEAIAMMKRTIDLEKTIKEPSLLELFRGTDLYRTLIVCGVYAAQNLTGNLIANQAVYFFEQAGMPTKTAFAMGLITSALQTVFVMLSWILTSYFGRRSIYLWGSAGNTVLLVALGIAATVGDVGSTLNSNTQAALGLIVSVLFTLGPAPASWVIIGETSSIRLRPLTTGVGRGCYYLINIPCIFLSSWMLNPTGANLGGKCGYVWAGTGAFCLFCAYIWLPEMKDRSYREIDILFNRKVPARQWKKTVVDIHDNE from the exons ATGAGTAACCCCATGGACAACAAGGCTGGCATCTCAGAGGCCAAGGCCGACGAGGCCCATATCGACCATGCTTACGATgtcgaggccaagaaggagatGAACGTCGACATGCAGGGAGCCATCGACGCTGAGAATCAGGAGCATGCCATGACTGTTCTCCAGGCCGTTAGAGCCTACCCTGCTGCGTCTCTCTGGGCTTTTAACATGTCTTGCACAATT ATCATGGAGGCTTACTGTGTCTTCCTCATGGGCAACTTCATCGCCCTCCCCGCTTTCGCCGACAGATACGGTATCTACAGTGAATCGAAGGACAAGATGGTTATCGAAACCAGCTGGCAATCCGCTCTCCAAGTCGGTGGTCCTATTGGTGCCATCATTGGTGTGACCCTCGCCGGTCCCATCACCAGCAAGATCGGATACCGATGGGCCACCATTTTCGGTCTCATGCTCCTCAAcgccttcatcttcatcttttaCTTTGCCGACTCTCTTGCCGTCATGCTGGTAGCTCAGCTGCTCGAGGGTATCCCCTGGGGTATTTTCATCGCCAACTCTCCCGCCTACTGTTCCGAGATTGTGCCTCTTCGTCTCCGTGCCCCTGCTACACAGATGTTGCAGATGTTCTGGGCTATTGGTGCCATCATCGTCGGAGCTGTTGCTTTCCACTACAACGAGCTCCACGAGCAGGCTGCTTTCCGAGTCCCCATTGCTCTCCAGTGGATGTTCCCCACTCCCCTGGCCATCCTCATCTACCTCTCCCCAGAGTCTCCCTGGTGGTTGGTCCGAAAGGGTCGTCTCGAAGAGGCTGCCAAGTCCATCCGCCGTCTCGGACGTACTAGCCAGGTCGACAACGCCCACGAGGCCATTGCCATGATGAAGCGTACCATTGACCTCGAAAAGACCATCAAGGAGCCCAGTCTGCTCGAGCTTTTCCGCGGCACTGATCTCTACCGTACCCTCATCGTTTGCGGTGTCTACGCTGCCCAGAACCTTACTGGTAACCTGATTGCCAACCAAGCCGTCTACTTCTTTGAGCAGGCTGGTATGCCCACCAAGACTGCTTTCGCCATGGGTTTGATTACCTCTGCTCTCCAGACCGTCTTTGTCATGCTTTCTTGGATTCTCACTTCCTACTTTGGACGACGAAGCATTTACCTCTGGGGTTCCGCTGGAAACACTGTTCTCCTTGTTGCTCTTGGTATTGCCGCCACCGTTGGCGATGTCGGCTCAACCCTCAACTCCAACACCCAAGCTGCTCTCGGCCTTATCGTGTCTGTCCTCTTCACCCTCGGACCTGCTCCCGCTTCTTGGGTCATTATCGGAGAAACCTCCTCTATCCGTCTCCGACCTCTCACCACTGGTGTCGGACGTGGTTGTTACTACCTTATCAACATTCCTTGCATCTTCCTCTCCAGTTGGATGCTTAACCCTACC GGCGCCAACCTTGGTGGCAAGTGTGGTTACGTTTGGGCCGGTACCGGTGCCTTCTGTCTGTTCTGTGCCTACATCTGGCTTCCCGAGATGAAGGACCGATCGTACCGAGAGATCGACATTCTCTTCAACCGAAAGGTTCCCGCCCGCCAGTGGAAGAAGACTGTCGTCGATATCCACGACAACGAGTAA
- a CDS encoding hypothetical protein (SECRETED:SignalP(1-22)): MVKLNWALSPLVFISLAQDATAKSIPRQYKNETTPQKQPVKLTGLSPKLPVHKDTSKYCSYWYDNDGSLACQDILEPFLITLEQLLRWNPGLGPGCSNFLTGWSYCVEAMDEPVITNAPSKTTPGGSSPTKGIQTPTPTQPDMVNNCDAFDFVENGMSCTSLLSKNGITLKQLVTWNPSVKDDCSGLWSNVWVCVSIVGHDANGSTTLKPTTTTTTKTSPTNGVETPSPTQPDMVENCNKFDFVKQGQNCDALAKANGITFADIYKWNPSVKSDCTGLWANVWICVSVIGNTPSPTKPSPTNGIETPSPIQGGMVKNCNKFHLVKTTTTCSSIENYYKLPLDKFLEWNPDVGKNCQFLLAQYWVCVMTDDYKPTPSPTSPGNGIKTPSPVQENVHKNCNKFHQVQKTTTCSSINNYYNLPLKDFYYWNPSVGTNCQSLLVGYWVCVSIVGWTPPTPSPTTPSNGIKTPSPIQAGMVTNCNKFAEVKSTTTCASIQNYYKISMEQIAKWNPKVGSSCNALLVGYHVCVGVIGQTPTQPPKQDPTPTPFIPDMIKNCKKFHLVKATTTCESIQNYYKITMAQIAKWNPKVGTKCTGLWKDYWVCVGV; this comes from the exons ATGGTCAAGTTGAACTGGGCTCTTAGCCCTTTGGTTTTCATCTCTCTTGCCCAAGATGCCACTGCAAAGTCGATCCCTCGTCAATACAAGAATGAAACCACTCCTCAGAAGCAGCCAGTCAAGCTGACAGGCCTATCGCCCAAGTTGCCAGTTCACAAAGATACTTCCAAGTACTGCAGCTATTGGTACGACAATGATGGATCTCTCGCTTGTCAAGATATCCTCGAACCTTTCTTGATTACCTTGGAGCAACTACTTCGCTGG AACCCCGGACTTGGACCTGGTTGTAGCAACTTTCTCACTGGCTGGTCTTACTGTGTGGAGGCTATGGATGAGCCTGTAATCACCAATGCCCCTTCCAAGACAACCCCTGGTGGAAGCAGCCCTACCAAGGGCATACAAACTCCCACTCCCACGCAGCCAGACATGGTGAACAACTGTGACGCCTTTGATTTCGTCGAGAATGGCATGTCGTGCACCAGTCTTCTTTCCAAAAACGGTATCACACTGAAGCAACTCGTTACTTGGAACCCTTCCGTCAAAGATGACTGCAGCGGCTTGTGGTCCAACGTTTGGGTTTGCGTTAGTATCGTGGGCCATGATGCTAATGGAAGTACCACTTTGAAGCCAACCACTACAACTACGACAAAGACAAGTCCTACCAATGGAGTTGAGACGCCGTCGCCAACACAGCCCGACATGGTCGAGAATTGCAACAAGTTCGATTTCGTTAAACAAGGACAAAACTGTGATGCGCTGGCCAAAGCCAATGGAATCACTTTTGCGGATATCTACAAATGGAACCCATCCGTCAAATCGGACTGTACAGGTCTCTGGGCTAACGTCTGGATCTGTGTATCTGTCATTGGAAATACACCATCACCAACCAAGCCTTCACCTACAAACGGAATCGAGACGCCTTCTCCTATTCAAGGAGGCATGGTTAAAAACTGCAACAAGTTCCATCTCgtaaaaacaacaacaacatgcaGCTCGATTGAGAATTACTACAAGCTGCCCCTAGACAAATTTCTCGAGTGGAATCCCGACGTTGGCAAAAACTGTCAGTTCCTGTTAGCACAGTACTGGGTTTGCGTCATGACAGATGACTACAAGCCTACGCCATCGCCAACATCGCCAGGCAACGGTATCAAAACCCCGTCGCCGGTCCAGGAGAACGTTCACAAGAACTGCAACAAGTTTCATCAGGTGCAGAAGACAACGACATGTTCCTCGATTAATAACTACTACAACCTACCTCTAAAAGACTTTTACTATTGGAACCCTAGCGTAGGGACCAATTGCCAATCCCTACTCGTTGGTTACTGGGTCTGCGTTTCTATTGTTGGTTGGACACCTCCCACGCCGTCTCCCACGACGCCTAGTAACGGGATCAAAACACCATCACCGATCCAAGCAGGAATGGTGACAAACTGCAACAAATTTGCCGAGGTCAAGTCAACAACCACATGCGCGTCGATCCAAAACTACTACAAGATCAGTATGGAGCAGATAGCGAAATGGAATCCCAAAGTGGGCTCTAGTTGCAATGCCTTGCTAGTGGGTTACCATGTCTGTGTCGGGGTTATCGGACAGACGCCCACGCAGCCTCCGAAGCAAGACCCAACTCCTACGCCTTTCATACCGGACATGATCAAGAATTGCAAGAAATTCCATCTTGTGAAAGCCACTACGACGTGTGAATCTATTCAGAATTACTACAAGATTACTATGGCGCAGATTGCAAAGTGGAATCCAAAGGTGGGTACGAAATGTACGGGTTTGTGGAAGGATTATTGGGTATGTGTTGGAGTTTAA